One stretch of Tenacibaculum sp. MAR_2010_89 DNA includes these proteins:
- a CDS encoding ferritin — protein sequence MLSKKIEEVLNTQIKIEAESSQVYLSMACWAEIQGFEGVAQFMYAHSDEERMHMLKLVKFVNERGGHAQISELAAPPTEFGSFKDMFQTLFDHEVMVSKSINDLVHITLEERDYATHNFLQWYVSEQIEEEALARNILDKINLIGDDKGGLYLFDNDVKQLVGQAPDAPQ from the coding sequence ATGTTATCAAAAAAAATAGAAGAAGTACTAAATACACAAATAAAAATAGAAGCAGAATCGTCTCAGGTATATTTATCAATGGCATGTTGGGCAGAAATTCAAGGTTTTGAAGGAGTTGCTCAGTTTATGTACGCACATTCAGATGAAGAACGCATGCACATGTTAAAGTTGGTAAAGTTTGTTAATGAACGTGGTGGTCATGCACAAATTTCTGAATTAGCAGCGCCTCCAACTGAGTTTGGTTCATTTAAAGATATGTTTCAAACATTATTTGATCATGAGGTTATGGTTTCTAAATCTATTAATGATTTAGTTCACATTACATTAGAAGAAAGAGATTATGCAACTCATAACTTTTTACAATGGTATGTATCAGAACAAATAGAAGAGGAAGCTTTAGCAAGAAACATTTTAGATAAAATTAATTTAATTGGTGATGATAAAGGAGGCTTATATTTATTTGATAATGATGTAAAGCAGTTAGTAGGGCAAGCACCTGATGCGCCTCAATAA
- the coaBC gene encoding bifunctional phosphopantothenoylcysteine decarboxylase/phosphopantothenate--cysteine ligase CoaBC — MSVLSGKKVLLGVTAGIAAYKTANLVRLFIKSGAEVKVIMTPASKDFITPLTLSTLSKNPVHSTFYDKEEEENELWNNHVDLGLWADIMIIAPATANTLSKMTNGTCDNLLLATYLSAKCPVYFAPAMDLDMYKHPSTKNSLDKLQSYGNVMIPATSGELASGLVGEGRMAEPEDIVSFITNDILSTLPLKGKKILITAGPTYEAIDPVRFIGNHSSGKMGFEIAKTAANLGAEVFLVSGPSFQKVNHSLIHRIDVKSAEDMYIACHKYYADVDVAILAAAVADYKPKNIATQKIKKKDAALTIELEPTKDILKSLGEIKKHQLLIGFALETNNEVENAKSKIERKKLDLIVLNSLRDEGAGFATDTNKINIIDVDFNQNVFELKSKKEVSKDIINEIINKLYA; from the coding sequence ATGTCTGTATTAAGCGGTAAAAAAGTATTACTAGGCGTAACAGCTGGAATTGCCGCATACAAAACGGCGAACTTAGTTCGTTTATTTATAAAATCAGGCGCAGAAGTCAAAGTAATTATGACTCCTGCGTCTAAAGATTTTATAACCCCTCTTACCTTATCAACCTTATCTAAAAACCCTGTTCATTCTACTTTTTATGATAAAGAAGAAGAAGAAAATGAACTATGGAACAACCATGTAGATTTAGGTCTTTGGGCTGATATAATGATTATCGCTCCTGCTACAGCAAACACATTATCTAAAATGACTAATGGAACTTGCGATAATTTATTATTAGCAACCTATTTGTCAGCTAAATGTCCAGTATATTTTGCTCCAGCAATGGATTTAGATATGTACAAGCACCCGTCAACTAAAAACAGTTTGGATAAACTACAATCCTACGGAAATGTTATGATACCAGCTACTTCAGGTGAATTAGCTAGTGGATTGGTAGGAGAGGGAAGAATGGCAGAACCAGAAGATATTGTATCGTTTATTACAAATGATATTTTATCAACACTTCCATTAAAAGGAAAGAAAATTTTAATAACTGCTGGACCTACATATGAAGCAATTGATCCAGTTCGATTTATAGGTAATCATTCTTCAGGAAAGATGGGGTTTGAAATAGCAAAGACAGCAGCTAATTTAGGTGCTGAAGTATTTTTAGTTTCAGGTCCATCATTTCAAAAAGTAAACCACTCACTGATTCATAGAATAGACGTAAAGTCTGCTGAAGATATGTATATCGCTTGTCACAAGTACTATGCTGACGTTGATGTTGCTATTTTGGCAGCAGCTGTTGCTGATTACAAACCAAAAAATATTGCTACTCAGAAAATAAAAAAGAAGGATGCAGCGTTAACTATTGAATTAGAACCTACTAAAGATATATTAAAATCATTAGGAGAAATAAAAAAGCATCAGTTATTAATAGGGTTTGCATTAGAAACGAATAACGAAGTAGAAAATGCAAAAAGCAAAATAGAGCGAAAAAAATTAGATTTGATTGTATTAAACTCTTTAAGAGATGAAGGAGCCGGATTTGCAACTGATACTAATAAAATTAATATTATTGATGTTGATTTTAATCAAAATGTATTTGAATTAAAATCTAAAAAAGAAGTTTCTAAAGACATTATTAACGAAATAATAAACAAATTATATGCGTAA
- a CDS encoding DNA mismatch repair protein MutS produces MNYILGVAFILILLFLINNFLKKRQLIKFRKHLYNNWGKKKENEYYNFYVIEKYFKNNPHKDKAYHIITEKSKIDIDIDDVFKFIDRTVSKVGQQYLYFKLRTIDSIDNLLKFEGLTSLFQKNKDLSISCQLELSKLNSNNSYYLEELINGKQLTKPKFLWLVKLSTLISITSFVVMFFYPIVALLLVPVLAVNMVLHYKNKNNIGYYLNGAYQLSRALKVSKSLSKINEISYHFGNLSFLKKINSIKFKTEFIAFEKKIDNEFLFTFWFVAEIFKILFNIEYLAFYSFVGAIEKEKESIDDMFVFIGKIDAAISTASLKSGNLKTCTPEFNKNNVLKALDIYHPLIDNCVSNTVNLTNKSMLLTGSNMSGKTTFIRTIAINSILAQTLHLCFAKEYSAPFYKVFSSIRITDDLLDNTSYYLQEVLTIKDLIKASEDKHPCLFVLDEIFKGTNTVERISGGKAILKYLNKLQHTVLVSTHDIELTELLVEENYDLFHFSEQIENEKLVFDHKIKNGKLKTRNAIKILDLYKYPKEIIVDAREVETTFNK; encoded by the coding sequence ATGAATTATATTTTAGGGGTTGCTTTTATATTAATTCTACTTTTTTTAATTAATAACTTTCTAAAAAAAAGACAATTAATTAAATTCAGAAAACATCTTTATAATAATTGGGGTAAGAAAAAAGAAAACGAATACTACAATTTTTATGTAATAGAAAAGTATTTTAAAAACAATCCCCATAAAGACAAAGCGTATCATATAATTACTGAAAAAAGTAAAATAGATATTGATATTGATGATGTATTTAAATTTATAGATAGGACAGTTTCAAAAGTTGGACAGCAATATTTATACTTTAAATTAAGAACCATTGATTCAATAGATAACTTATTAAAATTTGAAGGTTTAACTTCATTGTTTCAAAAAAACAAAGACCTTAGTATTTCATGTCAATTAGAACTTTCTAAACTAAATAGTAATAATTCATATTACTTAGAAGAATTAATTAATGGGAAACAACTTACAAAACCCAAATTTTTATGGTTAGTTAAATTATCAACTCTAATATCTATTACTTCATTTGTTGTAATGTTCTTCTATCCTATTGTAGCTCTATTATTAGTACCTGTTTTAGCTGTTAACATGGTTTTACATTATAAAAACAAAAATAATATAGGATATTATTTAAATGGTGCTTATCAGCTTTCAAGGGCTTTAAAAGTAAGTAAATCATTAAGTAAAATAAATGAAATATCATATCATTTTGGAAACTTGTCTTTTCTAAAGAAAATAAATTCAATAAAATTCAAAACAGAATTTATTGCTTTTGAAAAAAAAATTGATAATGAATTTTTATTTACTTTTTGGTTTGTTGCTGAAATTTTTAAGATTTTATTTAATATTGAATACTTAGCTTTCTATAGCTTTGTTGGAGCCATAGAGAAAGAAAAAGAAAGTATTGATGATATGTTTGTTTTTATAGGTAAAATAGATGCTGCTATATCAACCGCTTCTTTAAAGTCAGGAAATCTTAAAACCTGTACTCCAGAATTTAATAAAAATAATGTTTTAAAAGCTTTAGATATCTATCATCCACTTATAGATAATTGTGTTTCTAACACAGTTAACTTAACTAATAAAAGTATGTTGTTAACAGGCTCTAACATGTCGGGAAAAACTACATTTATTAGAACAATAGCTATAAATAGTATTTTGGCACAAACATTACATCTTTGCTTTGCTAAAGAATATTCTGCACCATTTTATAAAGTATTTTCATCAATTAGAATAACTGATGATTTACTAGATAATACGAGTTACTATTTACAAGAAGTTTTAACTATTAAAGATTTAATTAAAGCTTCTGAAGATAAACATCCTTGTCTATTTGTTTTAGATGAAATTTTTAAAGGAACCAATACAGTTGAAAGAATATCTGGTGGAAAAGCTATTCTTAAGTATTTAAATAAATTACAACACACAGTTTTGGTTTCTACCCATGATATTGAACTCACTGAATTATTAGTAGAAGAAAACTATGATTTATTTCATTTTAGTGAACAAATAGAAAATGAAAAATTAGTTTTTGATCATAAAATAAAAAATGGAAAGTTGAAAACTAGAAACGCAATTAAAATTTTAGATTTATACAAGTACCCTAAAGAAATAATCGTAGATGCTAGAGAGGTAGAAACTACTTTTAACAAATAA
- a CDS encoding DUF1801 domain-containing protein — protein sequence MTDIDYFYFDKEEPVKGCLLALKNIIQTYNKEFISKWYYKLPCFMYENKLFCYLWVDKKTQFPYIAIGRGVEIEHPDLVQGNRTFVKLLYINPNEDIPINKIYQIFDMALKLYK from the coding sequence ATGACTGATATTGATTACTTTTATTTTGATAAAGAAGAGCCAGTAAAAGGGTGTTTGTTAGCTTTAAAAAACATTATACAAACTTATAATAAAGAGTTTATTTCAAAATGGTATTACAAACTCCCATGCTTTATGTATGAAAATAAATTGTTTTGTTATTTATGGGTTGATAAAAAAACACAATTCCCATATATAGCTATAGGAAGGGGTGTAGAAATAGAGCATCCTGATTTAGTACAAGGCAATCGAACATTTGTAAAGTTGTTGTATATAAACCCAAATGAAGATATTCCCATAAACAAAATTTATCAAATTTTTGATATGGCTTTAAAACTATATAAATAA
- a CDS encoding esterase-like activity of phytase family protein, protein MRYNLLIIFLLIFSSCKKKSIKLNYLDEHVVGDSILFKNNMVGGLSGIDYSNNKYYMVVDDSSNPRILVSKIAIEQNKISTINFIDVISVKDTTSLFFKNNALDLESIFIDNENNINLTSEGNINGGKRPSVFVIDSLGKFKKEVKIPSYFKNIDLGKPKHNAAFESSTKSIDKSGFWVAMEGPLGVDGEEPTFEVTNSPIRISYFDSTSNKATKQYAYQLEKIDKPAKGNINLNGVTAILQYTNDSFFVVERIYQSGYGSHGNTVRIFKATVQSNTTNTLEIQSLKKEKFISLKKELLFDFTSVKEKLTGGIIDNIEGITFGPTLPNGNQSLLLVSDDNFQKYGKQLNQFILLEIVNK, encoded by the coding sequence ATGCGTTATAACCTATTAATTATATTTTTATTAATCTTTTCGAGTTGTAAAAAAAAATCTATTAAATTAAATTATTTAGATGAGCACGTAGTTGGTGATTCTATACTATTTAAAAATAATATGGTTGGAGGCCTTTCTGGTATAGATTATTCAAATAATAAATACTACATGGTAGTTGATGATTCTTCTAATCCAAGAATTTTAGTTAGTAAAATAGCTATTGAGCAAAATAAAATTTCAACTATTAATTTTATAGATGTTATATCAGTAAAAGATACTACTAGTCTTTTTTTTAAAAACAATGCGTTAGATTTAGAATCTATTTTTATTGATAATGAGAATAATATAAATTTAACTAGTGAAGGGAATATAAATGGAGGAAAAAGGCCTTCAGTTTTTGTAATTGACTCATTAGGAAAGTTTAAAAAAGAAGTAAAAATACCTAGCTATTTTAAAAATATAGATTTAGGAAAGCCAAAACATAATGCAGCTTTTGAAAGTTCGACTAAGAGTATAGACAAAAGCGGTTTTTGGGTTGCTATGGAAGGGCCTTTAGGGGTAGATGGAGAAGAACCTACTTTTGAAGTAACCAATTCACCAATTAGAATTAGTTATTTTGATAGTACTTCAAACAAAGCAACAAAACAATATGCTTATCAATTAGAAAAAATTGACAAACCAGCAAAAGGAAATATAAACCTTAATGGTGTAACAGCTATTTTACAATATACTAATGATAGTTTTTTTGTTGTTGAAAGAATATATCAAAGTGGTTATGGGAGTCATGGGAATACTGTAAGAATTTTTAAAGCAACGGTTCAAAGTAATACTACAAATACTTTAGAAATTCAATCATTGAAAAAAGAAAAATTTATTTCTTTAAAGAAAGAATTATTATTTGATTTTACATCGGTGAAAGAAAAATTAACAGGTGGTATTATAGACAATATAGAGGGAATAACTTTTGGACCAACTTTACCAAATGGAAATCAATCTTTACTGTTAGTTTCTGATGATAATTTTCAAAAATATGGTAAGCAACTTAATCAGTTTATATTATTAGAAATTGTAAATAAATAA
- the dapA gene encoding 4-hydroxy-tetrahydrodipicolinate synthase, translated as MQKFIGTGVALVTPFKEDLTVDYNALIKLVDYNIDNGINYLVINGTTAESATITKEEKKEIIKVIVETNKGRLPLVLGVGGNNTQTVVEELQTLDLSNIDAILSVAPYYSKPTQEGFYQHFKAVALASPKPIILYNVPGRTAKNMLPETTLRLANDFDNVIGVKEAANIQQQYYSLLKDKPEDFLVISGDDDLTLGVVLAGGAGVISVIGQGLPKEFSTMIQLGLAGKNKEAFDIHYKLMDIVDYIFEENNPAGIKAVLMKKGICLDEVRLPLVKASEELQTKISDFIDNL; from the coding sequence ATGCAAAAGTTTATAGGTACAGGAGTAGCTTTAGTAACTCCTTTTAAAGAGGATTTAACAGTAGATTATAATGCACTTATAAAGTTAGTGGATTATAATATTGATAACGGAATAAATTATTTAGTTATTAATGGTACAACAGCTGAAAGTGCAACTATAACAAAAGAGGAAAAGAAAGAAATAATAAAAGTAATTGTAGAAACAAACAAAGGTCGTTTACCTTTAGTATTAGGAGTTGGAGGAAATAATACTCAAACAGTTGTTGAAGAACTTCAAACTTTAGATTTATCTAATATTGATGCAATATTATCAGTAGCTCCATATTATAGTAAGCCAACACAAGAAGGTTTTTACCAACATTTTAAGGCAGTTGCATTAGCTAGCCCTAAGCCAATAATATTATATAATGTACCTGGAAGAACAGCTAAAAATATGCTGCCAGAAACTACATTACGTTTAGCAAATGATTTTGATAATGTTATTGGGGTAAAAGAAGCAGCAAATATTCAGCAGCAATATTATTCTTTACTTAAAGACAAACCAGAAGACTTTTTAGTTATATCAGGTGATGATGATTTAACTTTAGGAGTTGTTTTAGCTGGTGGAGCAGGAGTTATATCAGTAATTGGTCAAGGTTTACCAAAAGAGTTTTCTACAATGATTCAATTGGGGTTAGCTGGTAAAAATAAAGAAGCATTTGATATTCATTATAAATTAATGGATATTGTTGATTATATTTTTGAAGAAAATAACCCAGCAGGAATTAAGGCAGTATTAATGAAAAAAGGTATTTGTTTAGATGAAGTTCGCTTACCATTAGTAAAGGCTTCAGAAGAATTACAAACTAAAATATCTGACTTTATAGATAATCTATAA
- a CDS encoding outer membrane protein assembly factor BamD translates to MQKNKNLAYIIVMLLVLTSCGQYQKVLNRGTVEEQYKMAVKMYESQKYSKALRLFEKITPSYRGKPQMERIQFMVSQSNFNEKNYSLAGYYFNRFTRNYPKSSKKEEAAFLSALSYYKAAPRFSLDPTDTDKALESFQGFIDNYPNSDKLPEANKYYAELRYKLEKKAFEIAKTYYRTADYDTRNYRAAIVAFDNLLSDYLGTSFKEEALFYRLKAAHDFAMKSTARRKAERIKSAVKAYDKLKRNFPESKFMTDSNDMLSALQKAQEQLVKS, encoded by the coding sequence ATGCAAAAAAATAAAAATTTAGCGTATATAATTGTAATGTTATTGGTATTAACATCATGTGGCCAATATCAAAAAGTATTAAATAGAGGTACAGTAGAAGAGCAGTATAAAATGGCTGTAAAAATGTATGAATCTCAAAAATACAGTAAGGCTTTACGTTTATTTGAAAAAATAACACCTTCTTATAGAGGTAAACCACAAATGGAACGTATCCAATTTATGGTTTCTCAATCAAACTTTAATGAAAAAAATTATAGTTTAGCAGGGTATTATTTTAATAGGTTTACAAGAAATTATCCTAAGAGTTCTAAAAAAGAAGAAGCTGCTTTTTTATCAGCTTTAAGTTATTATAAGGCAGCACCAAGGTTTAGTTTAGATCCTACAGATACCGACAAAGCGTTGGAGTCTTTTCAAGGATTTATAGATAACTATCCTAATTCAGATAAATTACCAGAAGCAAACAAGTATTATGCTGAATTACGTTATAAATTAGAAAAGAAGGCATTTGAAATAGCAAAAACATATTATAGAACTGCTGATTATGATACTAGAAATTATAGAGCAGCTATAGTAGCTTTTGATAATTTGTTATCTGATTATTTAGGTACAAGTTTTAAAGAAGAAGCATTGTTTTACCGTTTAAAAGCGGCTCATGACTTTGCAATGAAAAGTACTGCTAGAAGAAAAGCAGAAAGAATAAAAAGTGCTGTAAAAGCATATGATAAATTAAAAAGAAACTTTCCTGAATCAAAATTCATGACAGATTCTAATGATATGCTATCAGCATTACAAAAGGCACAAGAACAATTAGTTAAAAGTTAA
- a CDS encoding DoxX family membrane protein, producing MNKYFPFILKLIIAVIMLQTLFFKFTGAQQSINLFTKVAGEHEAIVRIGTGILELIASILLFTPKKTWIGCFLTIGLMSGAIMGHLTKIGIENNGDGGLLFSLSIFTLLSAIVLLYIHKKDIPYLK from the coding sequence ATGAATAAATACTTCCCCTTTATTTTAAAATTAATAATTGCAGTAATTATGCTACAAACGTTATTTTTTAAATTTACTGGAGCTCAACAAAGTATTAATTTATTCACCAAAGTTGCTGGAGAGCATGAAGCTATCGTAAGAATCGGAACAGGAATTTTAGAACTAATAGCTTCAATTTTATTATTTACACCAAAAAAAACTTGGATAGGTTGTTTCTTAACTATTGGATTAATGAGTGGAGCCATCATGGGACATCTTACCAAAATAGGTATTGAAAATAATGGTGATGGTGGTCTTTTATTTTCACTTTCCATATTTACATTACTTTCAGCAATAGTATTACTATATATACATAAAAAAGATATACCCTATTTAAAATAA
- a CDS encoding DNA-directed RNA polymerase subunit omega: MDYKETKAPVSTITYDKEAIEASTDNIYEAISVIAKRATQINSDLKKELVDKLDEFATYNDSLEEVFENKEQIEVSKFYERLPKPHAIAVDEWLDGKVYYRTPDAE, from the coding sequence ATGGATTATAAAGAAACGAAAGCACCTGTAAGTACAATAACTTATGATAAAGAAGCTATCGAAGCTTCTACAGATAATATCTATGAGGCAATTTCTGTAATAGCAAAAAGAGCTACACAAATTAACTCTGATTTAAAAAAGGAGTTAGTTGATAAGTTAGATGAGTTTGCTACTTACAATGATAGTTTAGAGGAAGTTTTTGAAAATAAAGAACAGATAGAAGTTTCTAAATTCTACGAACGTTTACCAAAACCACATGCTATTGCAGTTGATGAGTGGTTAGATGGTAAAGTATATTACAGAACACCAGACGCAGAATAA
- a CDS encoding DUF4835 family protein: MRKFFIFALTLLVTTAVSSQELNALVTINSDKIQSSNKQVYETLQSSLTEFINQKQWTNKTFKIQERINCAFTIIINEQNGNNFSASLQVQATRPVYKSSYTTPILNINDINFNFKYNEFDPLIYNPNSYDSNLVSVIAFYAYVIVGVDADTFAKKGGEKYLKQAENAMLQAQSNGESGWQNNIGKQNRFSLIDNLLSQKFTVLRNIYYNYHRNGFDSFAENKDKAKETIETNVIQLDRLHNITVGNYMIRIFLDAKGDEIVNVFSDGKPTRNQQKMIQVLQKIAPTYEDKWKKIN, encoded by the coding sequence ATGCGTAAGTTTTTCATTTTTGCTTTAACATTATTGGTTACTACAGCTGTTAGTTCACAAGAATTAAATGCTCTAGTAACTATTAATTCTGATAAAATTCAAAGTTCTAATAAGCAGGTTTATGAAACTTTACAAAGTTCTTTAACAGAGTTTATAAATCAAAAGCAATGGACCAATAAAACGTTTAAAATTCAAGAACGTATAAATTGTGCTTTTACTATTATCATAAACGAACAAAACGGCAATAATTTTTCAGCAAGTTTACAAGTTCAAGCTACTAGACCTGTATATAAATCTTCATATACTACTCCTATATTGAATATTAATGATATTAATTTTAACTTTAAGTATAATGAATTTGATCCATTAATTTACAACCCAAATTCATACGACTCTAATTTAGTTTCTGTAATAGCATTTTATGCGTATGTAATTGTAGGAGTTGATGCAGATACATTTGCCAAAAAAGGTGGTGAAAAGTATTTAAAACAAGCTGAAAATGCTATGCTACAAGCACAATCTAATGGAGAAAGTGGATGGCAAAATAATATAGGTAAACAGAATAGGTTTAGTTTAATAGATAATTTACTATCACAAAAGTTTACTGTACTTAGAAATATATATTATAATTACCATAGAAATGGTTTTGATAGCTTTGCTGAAAATAAAGATAAAGCAAAAGAAACAATTGAAACTAATGTAATTCAACTAGATAGACTTCATAATATTACGGTTGGTAATTACATGATTCGAATTTTTTTAGATGCCAAAGGAGATGAAATAGTAAATGTTTTTTCTGACGGTAAGCCTACTAGAAATCAGCAAAAAATGATTCAAGTATTACAAAAGATAGCTCCAACTTATGAAGATAAATGGAAAAAAATTAACTAG
- a CDS encoding alpha-ketoglutarate-dependent dioxygenase AlkB: MDLFSQFEEQPKNLLPKEGTVLYYGLVTSKAKADWYYKHLLEAIEWRNDEAIIFGKRVVTKRKVAWYATEPFEYSYSNTTKVALTFTKELLELKKLIEEETNETYNSCLLNLYHDGSEGMAWHADGEKDLKKNGAIASLTFGAERKFGFKHKKTKEVVSLILQHGSLLVMKGETQSNWLHRLPPTKKVHRPRVNLTFRTIVK; this comes from the coding sequence ATGGATTTGTTTTCACAGTTTGAAGAACAGCCTAAAAACTTATTACCTAAAGAGGGAACAGTTTTATATTATGGATTAGTTACCTCTAAAGCCAAAGCGGATTGGTATTATAAACATTTGTTAGAAGCTATTGAATGGCGAAACGATGAAGCCATTATTTTTGGAAAACGTGTTGTAACCAAACGTAAAGTTGCTTGGTATGCAACAGAACCTTTTGAGTATTCTTATTCTAATACTACTAAAGTAGCATTAACTTTTACTAAAGAATTATTAGAACTCAAGAAACTTATTGAAGAAGAAACGAATGAAACCTATAATTCATGCCTATTAAATTTATACCATGATGGTTCAGAAGGTATGGCTTGGCATGCTGATGGCGAAAAAGATTTAAAGAAAAATGGAGCTATAGCTTCACTAACTTTTGGAGCAGAGCGTAAATTTGGATTTAAACATAAAAAAACAAAAGAAGTAGTTTCATTAATATTACAACATGGATCATTATTAGTAATGAAAGGTGAAACTCAAAGTAATTGGCTGCATAGATTACCTCCTACAAAAAAAGTTCATAGACCTCGAGTAAACTTAACATTTAGAACAATTGTTAAGTAA
- the dnaX gene encoding DNA polymerase III subunit gamma/tau, whose protein sequence is MEHFIVSARKYRPQNFEDVVGQQAITNTLENAIKNNHLAQALLFTGPRGVGKTSCARILAKRINQEDATTDDEDFAFNIFELDAASNNSVDDIRSLTDQVRIPPQTGKYKVYIIDEVHMLSQAAFNAFLKTLEEPPAHAIFILATTEKHKIIPTILSRCQIFDFNRIGVLDAKEYLKTICAKESITADDDALHIIAQKADGAMRDALSIFDRVVSFSGTNLTREAVTQNLNVLDYDVYFQITDLLLENKIPEVLMAYNTVLGKGFEGHHFINGLASHFRDLLVAKDTATIALLEVGDSTKKKYLDQATKANMQFLIPAIDKANDCDLKYRASKNQRLLVELTLMQIASITFDGAKKKSSNYIIPATFFTSLSPAKPKVVKQQVDTIVKEAVSNAKPVSPKPKEIKPKEESTKPLLKNIKRRTSALSLKSIHQKKEYKSTQEEENYDNHPRTPFTQEELKDAWKKYYFKLQDMGERSIAAIIASDEPQLREKFQVAISLPNDLMKSQLEKGKRKLLTFLREKLNNYGVQIVITVNETVEKKFAYTPQEKYLKLKEKNPLLEKLKSTFGLDV, encoded by the coding sequence ATGGAGCATTTTATAGTATCAGCACGTAAGTATCGTCCTCAAAATTTTGAAGATGTAGTAGGGCAACAAGCCATTACTAATACGTTAGAGAATGCTATAAAAAATAATCATTTAGCACAAGCTTTATTATTTACTGGACCTCGTGGAGTTGGTAAAACTTCTTGTGCTCGTATTTTAGCAAAACGAATTAATCAAGAAGATGCTACTACAGATGATGAAGATTTTGCTTTTAATATTTTTGAATTAGATGCTGCTTCCAATAACTCTGTAGATGATATTCGTAGTTTAACAGACCAGGTTCGTATTCCTCCTCAAACAGGTAAATACAAAGTGTATATTATTGATGAGGTTCATATGCTGTCTCAAGCGGCTTTTAATGCTTTTTTAAAAACATTAGAAGAGCCACCAGCACATGCTATTTTTATATTAGCAACTACTGAAAAGCATAAAATTATACCTACTATTTTATCACGTTGTCAAATTTTTGATTTTAACCGTATTGGTGTTTTAGATGCTAAGGAGTATTTAAAAACTATTTGTGCTAAAGAAAGTATAACAGCTGATGATGATGCTTTACACATTATAGCACAAAAAGCAGATGGTGCTATGCGTGATGCATTGTCTATTTTTGATAGAGTAGTAAGTTTTTCAGGAACTAATTTAACGCGTGAAGCGGTTACTCAAAACTTAAATGTTTTAGACTATGATGTTTATTTTCAAATAACTGATTTACTATTAGAAAATAAAATTCCTGAAGTTTTAATGGCCTATAATACAGTTTTAGGTAAAGGCTTTGAAGGACATCATTTTATTAACGGTTTAGCTAGCCATTTTAGAGATTTATTAGTTGCTAAAGACACTGCAACAATAGCACTTCTTGAGGTAGGCGACTCAACTAAAAAGAAATATTTAGACCAAGCAACCAAAGCTAATATGCAGTTTTTAATACCTGCAATTGATAAAGCTAATGATTGTGATTTAAAATATAGGGCTAGTAAAAACCAACGTTTGCTGGTTGAACTAACATTAATGCAAATAGCCTCTATCACTTTTGATGGAGCAAAAAAAAAATCTAGCAACTACATAATTCCAGCTACTTTTTTTACATCATTATCTCCAGCCAAGCCTAAAGTGGTTAAACAACAAGTTGATACAATTGTAAAGGAAGCTGTTTCAAACGCTAAACCTGTTTCTCCTAAACCAAAGGAAATTAAACCTAAAGAGGAATCAACTAAACCCCTACTTAAAAATATAAAGAGACGTACCTCTGCCCTATCTCTAAAAAGTATACATCAAAAGAAGGAGTATAAAAGTACTCAGGAAGAAGAAAACTATGATAATCACCCTAGAACACCTTTTACTCAAGAAGAGCTAAAAGATGCATGGAAAAAGTATTATTTTAAGCTACAAGATATGGGTGAGCGTAGTATTGCTGCAATTATTGCTTCTGACGAACCCCAATTAAGAGAAAAGTTTCAAGTTGCAATATCTTTACCTAATGATTTAATGAAATCTCAGTTAGAAAAAGGTAAACGTAAATTATTAACTTTTTTACGTGAAAAACTTAATAATTATGGTGTTCAAATTGTTATAACAGTTAATGAAACAGTAGAAAAGAAATTTGCTTATACTCCGCAAGAGAAATACTTAAAGTTAAAAGAAAAGAACCCTCTTCTAGAAAAATTGAAAAGTACTTTTGGTTTAGATGTTTAA